The following coding sequences are from one Deltaproteobacteria bacterium window:
- a CDS encoding cysteine--tRNA ligase: MQIFNSFTRKKEEFVPLTPGKVSMYVCGITAYDYCHIGHARSAVVFDVLVRYLRYIGLDVTFVRNFTDVDDKIINRANREGTTSEAIAQTYIDAFYEDMDRLGILRADIEPKATEHIAEMIQLCENLIAKGHAYATPSGDVYFRVRSYDKYGQLSGRNIEDLMSGARIEPGEEKEDPLDFALWKGAKPGEPSWPSPWGPGRPGWHIECSAMSERYLPLPFDIHGGGQDLAFPHHENERAQTEAATDKQFVRYWVHNGFVQINSEKMSKSLNNFVTIRDILDNYLPEVLRFFLITKHYRSPLDYTTDALEETERALKRIYLTKAAAEAHVAGEKWSATPLPAEIVVESTALEAKWDEAMADDMNTAAALGHVFVLMKIVNRILEDKALKKSEAGRDLVRHALKLFERWGEVLGLFQMASADFLAQLKDSRVKRRKIDTAVIEAKLAERQEARATKDFARSDAIRDELLALGVTIQDTAQGPQWDVE, from the coding sequence ATGCAAATTTTCAACAGCTTCACCAGGAAAAAAGAAGAATTCGTTCCCCTGACTCCGGGAAAGGTGTCCATGTATGTCTGCGGCATCACCGCCTACGACTACTGCCACATCGGTCACGCCCGTTCGGCCGTGGTTTTCGACGTCTTGGTGCGCTATCTGCGCTACATCGGCCTTGATGTGACCTTTGTCCGCAACTTCACCGACGTGGACGACAAGATCATCAACCGCGCCAATCGCGAGGGGACCACCTCCGAGGCCATCGCCCAGACCTACATCGACGCCTTCTACGAAGACATGGACCGCCTCGGCATCCTGCGGGCCGATATCGAACCCAAGGCCACGGAACACATCGCGGAAATGATCCAGCTCTGCGAAAACCTCATCGCCAAGGGCCACGCCTACGCGACCCCGAGCGGCGACGTCTATTTCCGGGTGCGCTCCTACGACAAATACGGCCAACTCTCGGGTCGCAACATCGAGGACCTCATGTCCGGAGCGCGCATCGAACCGGGCGAGGAAAAGGAAGACCCGCTGGACTTCGCCCTCTGGAAGGGCGCCAAGCCGGGCGAACCGTCCTGGCCGAGCCCCTGGGGACCGGGCCGTCCGGGCTGGCACATCGAATGCTCGGCCATGAGCGAACGCTATCTGCCCCTGCCGTTTGACATCCACGGCGGCGGCCAGGATCTGGCCTTCCCGCATCACGAAAACGAACGCGCCCAGACCGAGGCGGCCACGGACAAACAATTCGTGCGCTACTGGGTGCACAACGGCTTCGTGCAGATCAATTCGGAAAAAATGTCCAAGTCCTTGAACAATTTCGTGACCATCCGCGACATTCTGGACAATTATCTCCCAGAGGTGTTGCGCTTCTTCCTGATCACCAAGCACTACAGAAGTCCCCTGGACTATACGACAGACGCCCTGGAAGAAACCGAGCGCGCCCTGAAGCGCATCTACCTGACCAAGGCCGCGGCCGAGGCCCACGTGGCCGGAGAAAAATGGAGCGCCACGCCCCTGCCGGCCGAAATCGTGGTCGAGTCCACGGCCCTTGAGGCCAAATGGGACGAAGCCATGGCCGACGACATGAACACGGCCGCGGCCCTGGGCCATGTCTTCGTGCTCATGAAAATCGTCAATCGCATCCTGGAAGACAAGGCGCTCAAAAAATCCGAAGCCGGCCGCGATCTGGTCCGCCACGCCCTCAAGCTCTTCGAACGCTGGGGCGAGGTGCTGGGCCTTTTTCAGATGGCCAGCGCCGACTTCCTGGCCCAGCTCAAGGACAGCCGTGTCAAACGCCGCAAGATCGACACGGCCGTGATCGAGGCCAAACTGGCCGAACGCCAGGAAGCCCGCGCCACCAAGGATTTCGCGCGCTCCGACGCCATCCGCGACGAGCTTCTGGCCCTGGGCGTGACCATCCAGGACACGGCCCAAGGCCCGCAATGGGACGTGGAATAG